The stretch of DNA GTTATTTGCTGCACCGAACTCTTCAAAAGGATCATCATCAGGCCACTCATCAACTTCATCTTCGTCAGTTTCAAACCGAAGCTTGGACGGGACGGGTGAAGTCTTGCTCTCGTTTTTCACTGCCAACTCTTCCTCAATCACTGACTTGTCAACTATTTCCACGCCAGTTGTTGAAATCGGGAATTTTTCAGACTCAATTTCTGGCGTGATATCGGAAGTGGGTTCTTCAAATGATGAAATCTCTGATGTCTCAGCTTTATCTTGGATGCTTGAAGGTTGAATCACCTTCTCTTCAGCAGGAGCAGTGGATGCATTCATATTCTCTGATGATTCACCAGAAAACTTGGATCCCCGCTTATTTTGAGCCTGTAAAGTTTGCAACAATTGCTCCCTTGCTTCTAGGATCTGTATGAATAAGAAGGTTTTAAGGTATACTCAAGTGAAATTAAAGTAAAAAAGAAACTTGGCCCCCAAAAATGAAAGGTAAGGAAAGAATCAAATCAGACACTCATTCTATAGTCTGCACAAAAAAATGCACTTGTGAACCATCCATTGTAATGCATGTGGTGCAGAAATCCATAGCTAACAAAAAAACACATTGGGCCACAACAGATACATGCTGTAGATGATCTAGGATATTACCTGTGGCGTTGAAAGAAGTTCAGCATCTTGCTTGTTGAGTTTTGTGTGCAAAAGAACAAAGTAGATCTTCCAAAAACACGCTTCAGTCATATCAGTAGAGCAAATCTGAATCTTTAAATCTGATAAACCTGGGACAAGGTGCTCTATAGACAGcgcatgcacatattgagcatCCGACAGTTCAAAATCTAGAAAAGCAAGAGAAACTATGTTAAGATACAAGTCCGCTATGACAGAAATCTTTGAGGTCTGTTCCACATAATGTGATTGCACTTCTATTAACAACAAATGGAAAGTATGAGTAAAGAAGCAAAAGAAGCGGGACATAATTTATTCATTCCATAAGTAAATGTAAATGGACATCAAAACAAGAGGACTCAGGTGAACTTAAATAGCTAAAGTTATGCATTCTTGCAGCAGGTAGTAAAATGTATGACTTGGTGACAAAGGCAGTAGAAAAAATGGCAAATATTATGTCATTGAATGTGATCCTGTGATCAATAGAACACAAAACACACAATCAACCAACAAACATGAATGGTAATCGCAGGATATAATATTACAGAATACGATGCAGGATACAAAATCGTACATCCATTATTCTTTTTACTATTTTCCATCCATGGTATGGTTCACAACCCTGAATTCCAAAGGAAACTGTACTTCCCATTGTCAGACGAAATATTCAGGAAATGTGCTGTTTCTACCATATGGTCACAGGGATCTTGGCAACAAAGAAAACCATTTTTTGAAACCAAGTTAGAATGATTATGAATTTAGTTTAATTTGAATCATTGATTCTAACACAAAAATGTATATCCACTAGCTCAGAACCTGCAGATTACATGGTCCACTGTGTACATAGAATCCATGTGTAATATTGTCTTTCAAATTTCAGGTTGCTGAGCAAGCTAAACTAGCAAAATATAGGCTAGCAGGTATGGGCCAACTACCAGTATAGGTAACACCCAAAGCACATATGATGATATTCCATATTTCAGAGTTAGGGTTGATCTATTTCACTAATTGCATAGAACTGAACATGAATGATCCAGGAATTCTAAAACATGAGAACTAAATGATATATCACCAATCAATGCTTGTCTGGTTAAAGCAAACAGTATCATAGATACAAAGACTCTGTGGTCAACAGAAATATGATACAAGGCATCTTGACAATGCTGCCTCACCAGTACCAGTAACTAAAATAAAGAATAAAGTGTTCACCTAGTCATAAGCCCAAAATTCAAAACTAATGGAAAACAGATGCATTATAAAAAAATTTCCAAGGCCCAATATATAAAGAAACCAAAGTACCAGCAAGCTAGAACAGTCAAATATAATGTCGAAGCTCCAGAAAGGATCCAGTTCCACCCCACCTATGGTATCAGTTCATCACCATTAATAGTGGTAAACATCAGAATTTTCATTATTGATTCATACTACTCGTGGAATTGTGGAGTTAAAAAAAGCAGCCTCCAGTCCAACAGACTATCTTTCACAGTAACGCCCAAAGTACAAACAAAACTAAATCAAACTAAACAGCTCAACTTTAGCATGGGATCTAACAACATATAGTTTGGGTGCTGATCAGTACACTTTTTCAAGCAGCATTTCACAAATGTAATCACAGTTCACAGGATCAGTACAGGTCAGCATAACTTGTATTGTTTCCCATGCATGTCGATAGAGTGAAAAGAAGTACTTAGTAATCTACTCCACAAAAATGCTCGAGTTAATATAACACAGTCTGAGCAAACATAAATTAAGTATCGGCAAAATTAAGCAAGCAAAATCCAGAACTAAGTTTTCCAACTTCAATTGATTTTCTTCCCCACCAATATCAATCAAATGTGCTAACATTAATAAAGGAAAAGCACTCCATTTAAGCTTTCCCAGTCCAGTTACTTCTCTTCCCCACCAATCTCAACCAAATACACTAAGTTAATATAGGAAAAGCGCTCCATTTTAccaaaattcatagaaatttTCAAATGGAACGCCACTAAAAAGGCACTAACTGTTACCATCGGCATAGCGCTCGCTGATGAAGAGGGGGAAATCGAGCCATGTCTCGGGCCGCGTTGAGATATGCCTAACGAACACCACCACTTCCTCGGTGACGCCCGGAACCGGCTCCCCCTCGTCGGCGTCCCCCTGCCCGAACGGCAGGATCGACGAGGCGATCTTGGAGATCTCGGCCACGGCCAAGTTGTTCTGCAGCATCGAGAAGCCGCTCCTCACCCTCCCGCCGATTTCCGCCAGATCGCTCCGGATCCCCGCGATCCGCGGGGACagcgcctcggcctcctcccCGTCCGCACCCCCGTCCCCAACCTCCTCATCCTCTTCGCCCTCCCCATGAgacgcggcgccggcgcgcgtgGTCGAGgactccggcggcggcgcgaggaacGATGCGACGCCCCAGAGGCGGCGGGTGAGGGTCTCGGTGAGCTCGGAGATGTCGTCCTTAacgcggcggctcggcgtgcCGGGCTGCTGCTCGGGCTCCTCGGCGCCGGGGTCCTGGTTAGTGCCGCGGCCGCGCGGCGAGGACACCTCCTCCCCCGGGCCCGCCCCGCTCACGGCGGAGGCGGGCTCAGGCTCCGGCTCGTCGGCGTCGGAGTCGGGCTCCCCGCGCGGTGCGGAGAGGGTGGCCGCGATGGAGCGCGCGAGCCACGACATAGCGCGTGCCTGCGGGCGGAAGAGGGCTTCGTGTGGGGGTGGCCGGCCGGTCAGGGGAAGATTGGGGATTACTCGCTCTGGGTGGGGGCGAGGCCAGATTCGTTAGGAGCCCTGCGATCAAGAGCGGACGGCGGATCAAGCTGCGATACTCCGAGTCAAAGACGGACACGGGGTTTGTTCCCATATCAGGTGCTCTACCTGCTCATCGCCCCGCGCCAACAAaattcgcgcgcgcgccacgcccaCGAATTTTGCACACCTCCGGGCACGACTCAAATCTTGCTGGTTCCGCCGCTCTCTCGCCCTCTCCCCCTCCGCCGTCAACGGTCTTCCAGTTCCAGTTGTTGTTCTAATCCTCCTCTGATCTCTGCCCTAAGGTGAACTCGCACCCGCCCGCCCACCATGCCTCCACTCGCGGCGAAAACGCCGCAGCCCGGCGACTCCGCGTCGTCCACCCCCGCGGACGACAGGGTCATTGCCTTCCTCCGCCAGAAGCTCGCCGGCGAGcctctccccgccgccgccgccgccgccgcgcatttCCACGACGCCATCAGTGTCGCCTTCATCGTGGTTCGGCGGCACTGCTCTCTGGAGACTGGAGTTGCTGATCAGCAACGGGGCCAACGCGTGCCGAGGGCCGAGGCATAGCCAGAATTCCTAGAAACTCCGTCAATCCATagttcagacttcagaagctcaagatGAGGAAGACTTGGTCACAATGGCGATGTGATCCACCTGAGCGCCATACCGGCTTGTAATAGGATAGTAGTACTTCTATTCTGGCACTGGTTTCTCCGCTGTAAACCGTGCAAACGGTCCTGTGCTGTAAACCGTGCAAACGGTCCTGTTCTAACTTGGGCCTTAGAGCAACTCTGAAAATAGTTCCGTAACAACGTAATCTGATTACAGGGAATATGATTCCATCAGATCCTGTTTGTTTCAGCTCCACTGTAATCAAACTCTTTCACTTCGGTGTTCTATTTTTCACTTCTGCGATGTAAAACTCTTTCTAGACTACGAAACCATGTAAACTCTTTCACCATCTGCCGGCCTGTAAGGGGCCAATGAATGAATAAAATACCAGGTGGGGGATTCTCTTCCCCTTTCATTGAACcttcaagaaaaaaaaactgtAACCAGACTCAACTAACCACTAGCATAACAAGTCGCTCAGGAAAACACTGAGCACAACTAAGAGCTCAAATCTTGCTCTGGATAGCCTCTCCATCTTATGATCACGTCCCAATCGATGAATTCTCCAGTCCAACGTCAAATCCTCTCCGGTCTATTTTAAGCTATCTGAAAGTGCTGAAACAGTAAAAGGTTGGGTCAGGGGTCAGGAGCCTACCAACAACAGCACGGACGAACTCAACCCGCTATCGCTTAGTTTGTTCAGAAAAGTAACAGAAAAAACCGACGCGCTGCAACACTCTGGTGTTTTTCCTTGTCCTGACGAAGCAGTGCAGCAAGATAGGCATGTGAATCGCGGAATCGGTTTGGCGTGCGTCGGCTGCGCATGAAGCAGTAGCCAAGTTCTTGTGTCGCTGATGATGCTTGTAGTCATTGTTCTTCGCAAGTCTGCACAAAATCTTGGCCCTTTGGCAGTTCTTAAGGCTGGGGGTTTAACCTCCTGAAACTCTAAAAAAAGGTCTGCACAAAACGTTCGACGATCTTGATTGCTTCGGCTGGTACGGATCGCAATATCTCTTGAGCAATCTCCTGATCAAAAGAAAGTGGAAAAATAGAAGATGAGCGAACAGAAAGGTGTCCCCAATATTTGACAGCCTCTTCTTTTGGTAAGAAAACAGAAAAAGAGAGTTGACAACCTCTGGATTTCGTGCAGCAAATGGCAAGGTCAAGGTAAGTTTGAATTTGCAATTCGTGCAGGAAGAAGTAGCGCATGTTAAACGTTTTGGGCGCTGAGAAGCTGCGCTCCAGTTTTATACTCCCATCTGAACAGTTCGGCATGCAAGTTTTGTCCCTTCAAGAACGATCCAATCCAACACAGCAGCTATCCCACTCCCACCCATACAGGGCAGCAACTTGTCCCGGATCCCATGCACCCGAGACCCGACCACTCTAGCGAGATCGCCTAGCCTGCGACTTTGACGAGTTCCGGGTGTTCGTTCAGAGTCTCCCACTCCCcagctgaacgtttcttccccCCCGGCGCCTTTGACTATCGCGGCGCCCGTTGCTTCCCTTTACAAAATGATGGGCGCGGCTACCGGTTCAACGAGACCTTCCGCGAAGCAAGCCGCCGCGGCGCGGGCACTACGACGCCGGGTTGCCATCCTCTTTATATGGCCGGCAGGAGGCAATCATCGGCTACTCATCAGGAAGGGGATCGATCGATCGCCCTCGTCCCCATCCACTGCCCGAGCCTTTGCGTGCCCGCGCCCACCTCGCCATTGACTTACTTGAGCAGCGCGCGCGCATGCCCACCAGGAGCTGCTAGATCGCTCCGCTCCGTTCCCACTACTCGGCTCTCTTGGCTCCtgcagctgcggcggcggagccggGAACGATGAGCAAGAAGAAGGCGGAGGGCAGCAAGCTggggcggtggctgggcgcgCCGGTGCGGGCGCTGTCGCGGGCGTGCGACTCGTACGCGCGGAGGATGTCGGCGTGCGCGGGGCGGATGcccacgcacgccgccgcctACGGCGGGCGTGGCGGGTTTGCGCCGGGGAGCATGCAGGCCGCGACGTTCAGCTCGCGCTCGCGCCGCGccggggccggcggcgaggaggacgtCAACGAGCTCGTCCGCGCCATGTCCCAGCGCCAGGCGtccggccgcggcgccggcgagggcgtggcggccAGCGTGCCGGTCCGGAGCCGCAGCGTGGCGGTCGGGCGGATCGACGAGGACGCGCCGTGCGAGTTCGGCTCCGACGACGCCGTGCGCGTCGGCGGGCCCCCGGTGCGAAGGGCCCGCAGCGTCGCCGTGGGCAGCGCCGgcctcgccgcgcgcgccggcgggtACGGCTCCGCTAAGAAGCAGCTAGGAGTGGGCGGCGTCGTGCGCGGCTGATAATCCGTCCGCCGGCGCACGCGGTCGGCGGCGCCAGTAACATCCTACGCGTGCCTTGCTAGCTTGACGTGCTCAGCCCGTCGCAATCCTGAGTTAGTTCAGCGTCTcagtttgtttgtttgtttgtttcctGCGTGATGTGTGTTAGCGTGTGCGTTTTTAGGGGATCAGGGTTTGTCACGACCTGCCGGTGGCGGCCATGGCCATGTGAGCCAGGGACGCCACCAATACATGCGTGCGAAAGATTGAAGCGTGTGTCCAAGCAACAAGAGGGTCTGGTGTACATACAATATACAACGAATACGCACCGCTACTAGCCACGTTCTTGATTCGCCCGTCTCGTCGTCGTCACCGCAGCCGGTGGCCTGCATCCCCACCGCAGCCCGAGCCGGTGGAGTCCATCCAATTCCAAGCCGGCCATTCGACCGCCATTGTTTTACCTTAAGCTTTGACCTTGAGCATGTGCTAACGGCATCTACGCGATAGCTAACTCGTCCGTCGTCCTCGCTCGTCAGCGTGCATGTGTGTCCGCTGAAAAAAGAGCATTCCCGATGATTGTTGATCGTATCTGTCTTTGTCCGTGAGTGTTATCTCTCGTTCTAGTGCTGCGTCAGTGCCCCCAAGTGTTCGGATACGGTGTACTGGTAACTTGCTTGTGGGCTCGTCTCGCTCAAATCAGATGTGTATGAGTTGACAATGTTCCAGGGCGAGAGGGTACGACCACCGTATCGCGATGCGCAAGATGGCATGGCATGGCAAAACCGAAGTCGTGATCGAGCCCGTGGCGTGCGCGCTGCGCAGTACACCTCACGTTCAGACCTGATTAAGAAGCAAGGAACGAAGCTAGAAGCCGCCGGTCTTGGACCTGCGACTGGCGCCGtggagctcgccggcggcgagcctgACACTGAGGGTGAGGGGGAGGGGCGCGATCGAGCAGCGCAAGTAGTGCCGAGCGCGCGAGCTATATATGGACCACCTATGGTCGCTGACGCTCCGTTGCATTCCTAGCAGGCAGCACGTGTAGGATCGATCGCGCACGGAGGGACGGGTCCTTCGGTCTACCGTGCCAAACTGTTCAAACCACAAGGATTCAGACGGCAGAGAGCTCAACACGCTCCCATGTTATAGGACAAGTATATCGCTACACTTCAGCGGTATTATAAATTGTCTTATATAGACTCATGTAGAATTTTTAACGATGTGGAAGAGAGTGGGGGAGGAGAGAGAATAAGGTGGTTGTTTCCGTCTTATAGGCTAAAATTAAAGACTATGAGATCCCTTAGTATAAGTTGTCGTTGTCATATAACttataatattttattttttttattccaCAAATTAAGGGATATAGTACTACTATAAGATAATAAAAACGACAAACTATTATATATTATACATATTATCTATTTAGTTATCTTAAGACGACGTATCTGTGCAGAAGACCGCCTATTAGCTTTCTCTTACCGTACCGCACGACATGCCGACATGCATGGTGCGGCGCAGACGTATGCGCGTGCACGATGGCCTGTCTACCACTACCAGCACCCGCCTCGCAAGCTTACAGCCAATACCGCGGCTACTTGTAGGCGTCCAGGTCACGCGGGAAGAAATCGTGCGCGCGGTGTCGGAGCTGATGGGCGGAGGGGAGGAGGCCGACGAGAGGAGGAAGGCCAAGGAGCAAAGCGATTTTACGGGGAGGAAGCTCACAGGGCCGTGGAGAAGGGAGGGTCGTCCTATGAAGACCTGACGAGGCTCATTGAAAGCTTCAGACAAAGTGGAGTGAAAGGAAACTAGGACAGATCAGTACAAGGCTCTGCTAAGATCTTGGACTTCACTCGTTGCTGTATAGCGCGTTGATACCACGAGTGGCTTTAGCCTTCGTGCTCGTGCATGATCCCTAACTATGCAGCCTGATGTTTACGGAGAGAGATTCATCAAACTATAGTTTTTTTACAATACTATTACAAAATTACAGGTTTAAGGCCGCACTTGTTTCAGTGTTTTCCTCCTCGGTTACTCTTGTTTCGTTTCTAGCTATCGCTAGTGCCTTGCAGTCCTCTGTGTGC from Panicum hallii strain FIL2 chromosome 3, PHallii_v3.1, whole genome shotgun sequence encodes:
- the LOC112887342 gene encoding uncharacterized protein LOC112887342, which encodes MSWLARSIAATLSAPRGEPDSDADEPEPEPASAVSGAGPGEEVSSPRGRGTNQDPGAEEPEQQPGTPSRRVKDDISELTETLTRRLWGVASFLAPPPESSTTRAGAASHGEGEEDEEVGDGGADGEEAEALSPRIAGIRSDLAEIGGRVRSGFSMLQNNLAVAEISKIASSILPFGQGDADEGEPVPGVTEEVVVFVRHISTRPETWLDFPLFISERYADDFELSDAQYVHALSIEHLVPGLSDLKIQICSTDMTEACFWKIYFVLLHTKLNKQDAELLSTPQILEAREQLLQTLQAQNKRGSKFSGESSENMNASTAPAEEKVIQPSSIQDKAETSEISSFEEPTSDITPEIESEKFPISTTGVEIVDKSVIEEELAVKNESKTSPVPSKLRFETDEDEVDEWPDDDPFEEFGAANNRTSLGHEEDVSFSDLEDDEDDDANKRDGQ
- the LOC112887296 gene encoding uncharacterized protein LOC112887296 gives rise to the protein MSKKKAEGSKLGRWLGAPVRALSRACDSYARRMSACAGRMPTHAAAYGGRGGFAPGSMQAATFSSRSRRAGAGGEEDVNELVRAMSQRQASGRGAGEGVAASVPVRSRSVAVGRIDEDAPCEFGSDDAVRVGGPPVRRARSVAVGSAGLAARAGGYGSAKKQLGVGGVVRG